atatatatcgtgtgagAGGCATCATTATGAAAGTTAATTCAGTCGATTACACGTTTAATCTGGAAAAAAACGTAACGTGACGCAAAAGGTATTCGACAAATTTTTGCAATCCTGTCGCCAAAGATTTGTCGTCGCTAGTGAAGCATTTTACTGTTTCTGTTTCGCTCACGTTTCTTGGACGCCGAGAGTCGAAGCGGTTTGTCAATTGCGTGAACGGGGAGAGAGTGACAcggatttcattaaaaaaaactaccaGTTGAACAATATGATCTACTGATCTGTTGCAACTCATTCTTCATCTTGCTGCTCTTACCAGGCTGCTAGGGAATGTAGTTAGTGCCTGTCACATTTTTCGTTAAAATCACGCCTCGTGCGTTATTCATCCATTTAATTCCCGCCTCACTTATGAAAATTTGTATTCATCAtgcaattattataatttcttttcatGCAAAGACAGTCGGGACTGACTTCTAACTCTATCGCTGCATTTCACCATGTTTTTTCATCTTGATTTTTCCGTCAGGTGTGGACATGGCAAGTTGATTGGGTCACCATTCCAGGTCCTTTGCACTAAAAGATTCAATAAAGGCGATAAAAATTGTTTTGGTGACTGGCCGTGGAAGTAACCTTGAGACAGAAAATCTGGTATGATTTTTCAGAAACTTCTTTGATGGATTCCACTTTCGAATTAGTCGGGCTAAAAGAATAAACTGCGAGAGGTGAAGGTGTGCTTATTGTCCCTGATGGTAACAAAGAAAAGTTGTATCTGAGATTTCAGTAGACCATTGAGGGCTGGTGTGAGAGGCAATACGTCATGACTAATTGGTGATAAGTCGTCAGTGAGTGGGTGTAGTAATGACGActcagtaataaataaaaacataacaaaaattaCTCAAAGAACTAAGTGACTGGATATTCCTGGTGTTCCTACACAAGTCACTCCATATTAGGACAAACAAATAACCAATGATTTGCCGAGTAATTTCACCACAGGGACAGAATCCCGTAGTGTGGAAAAGGGAACAGCTGCAAATCTGCTCTCGAATGCTAAATGAAATGTAGCCCGTTAACTGAGACCTCTGAAGTTTAAGGCCAACTGTGGGCTTTGTTCACTATAAGAACGCGCAATTGATTGGTCTTAATTGACCCTTCTCGTTTTCTTTACCGGTTCAGTTCTTATGCTCCCGTTTTCTATTTTGACCGAATGTTCTTCTGCTCCCGTTTTCTGTTTTTACAAAAGAGTTCGATTAGTTGACAGCATTTATCATATAGGCATCCACAGTGATCACAAGACAGCATAGCCACATacgaaaaaaaacgagaaaataaaaggtaaatgaggataaagagaCAAATAACtagataaacaaagaaatacatactatatgttaCCTACGAAGTCTTTGATGTCATTGTGAATGATATTGATTTAATGGTATTCAAAGTCGTTACAAAGGCCTTCGTCATCGACTTGGGTAAAGGTAAGtgatatataatctctctcaGGGTGTCATCATGAgcaaggataaatttttttttatcccaattttCGTTTTGCAGCGATCAGCAGACGCCTCACATACCCACGGTGCATATACTTACACGGAAGGCTCATCCAAGTATGACGAAACTCGCTAAGTAGTACTTTGAGGCAATCACCTGTCTGAAGTTTCCTTCAGGGTTAGACCATGGCCACAAAACATAACCCTTTCTCATCCTTTTTTTTAGTTCGGGACCGGGCCATGCCTTTGGCCTCCATACCTACATGAAAGGCAACGAAGGAAGCGGAAAGAGTCATGGCAGCAGAGAGACGAACAGTTGACAGTCAGCCAACGTGCCGACTGAAAGTGCAGAGACTGAGGTTACATAATGTCTTCTGATTGTGCTTCGTCCATCTGAATGGCTGAATATTTTCGAATGAAACTCTGCGACAGAGACGTGGAGGAATTTCTCCAGCTCGCTTTCTTCATCGAGCGACTTACCAAAGGAGTGTGAGTGAAATGCTGTGGTGGGGAAATGCAAAAGGACTTATAGTATATAAGTTGAGATGGAGGCTGGGACAGCATCCAGTCCTCAGACGAACCTCGACTTCGACACTTCTAATCCACGGCAATTGCAATGGTAACTAGTTTGCACACAGAGGCAAACGTATATTTTTGCTTTATCGCATTATATATCTGAATGCATTAACACAAGTGTACACGTATACAccgcaaatgaaaataaaagcagttacatatatacatactcacagacacaaacactctgatatatgtatatgaataacatgatcacgaagtatataaaacgtgatgctatgtataaataaagattttgccacggaggaaaatgaaaggtgatagagccaagaactttctgtctagcacgaccctttacttgtgcctaagtaaagggtcgtgttaggcCGAAAgctcttggctctctcgcctttcattttctccgtggcaaaacctttatctatatatgtatatgtataattccaAAGTTATAATTGTCACTTAAAACGATTTTTGCGTTTGATCATAGTTGTCTTCAAGATTTTTAACCGTTGTCATACAACAAAGAGAAGAGCTACTTAGGAGGCTATTGGGAAATATCATTGTTTCTTCGCGCTCTGGTCATAATTACTTGATTACCCAATTCATCACCGCTATTTTGCATTAACTTCTACAGAAGCTCGCCATCATTCTTCTTGCTTCGGCAATGATGGTAGTCGTCGCGATGGCTGGCCCCATCCCTGACTCCGGATACGGTCATGGACATGGTGGACATGGTGGACATGGCCATGGGCATGGTGGCTACGGCCACGGCGGACACGGTCATGGGCACGGGGGCTTTGGTCATGGCGGGCATGgtcatggccatggtggttaTGGACATGGTGGGCATGGCCATGGTGGACACGGCCACGGGCATGGGGGATATGGCCATGGTGGAGATGGTCATGGACACGGCGGATATGGCCATGGTGGACATGGCGGCCACGGTGGACATGGCGGTCACGGACATGGTGGTTATGGCCACGGTGGACACGGCCACGGTCATGGTGGGTATGGCCATGGGGGACATGGACATGGTCATGGAGGATATGGCCATGGAGGACACGGCCACGGAGGACACGGCCACGGACACGGCGGTTATCACTGAAAGTAAAAGGCGCCGGGCTAATGAATCCTTCATACGACAACGCTGATTTGTACAGAAATCCACCAAGAAACGTCGAATGGACCAAGAGACGCATTCTGGAATATCAGATTTATCACTTCATCTTCTGTAAATACACCCGGAAACAACGGATTTAACAATGATTACATTCTGGCATAACTGATTATTCTCAGCTTTATCATTAATTGTTCCCCTGAGATTATCGGAAAGGAAAGCTATAACATTATTTCTGTGACTTTCATACGTGCGTTTCTTGGTAACATTATATGTAACTTATTGGTTATATCATATGTAACTTCTTGTCAGTTTTCAATAAAGAAActttatatgtatgttgtatttttAGTTGACAGAAAAAATACTCTAGATTTCCATTTGAAAAATTGAACACGTACATGAGCTCCGAAATGAAAAGGTTGGGATAGATTAAATGTAGACTTAAGGTCGTAACCAGCACAGAATAGAGGTAGAATTTCAGTGCTTAGAGATACTAAGTAACACCAACAGGCGACCATAGGTCCTTTTTGTCTTGCAAGTCATAAATTACGATGAGTTCCGACAGTCCCTGACCAGGTTGCTCTTAAGATTGAatttcagagataaaaaaaagattcatgtcgagaaaaactatttttaaagatACTGCTACCAAAAGGGAAGTGTGTGTGGATTTACCAACACCGAGGATGACACAGAGAATATCTGGTAAAGATAAAAGCTAGCTTAAATATTGAAAGGAGTGACGTCAGAGATGCAGGGTTAGTTAGCTTGGACTTTCATATAGTAGTGGGTGTTAGAAGACCTATAATTGGCAAAAACAATTGCGCATATTCAAATAAATTTCCCACTATAAGTATCAAATAATaattgcaggaggaggaggagtagtaacAATTATAGTAGTTGTAACagcaatactactactactactactactactactactactgctactactactacttctactactatcattattaaaaaatactcatagtcttgaaatggagaaacaaatccacagttatgtatgtatctgtacatttatttaaagttaaatctgtacagaaagcggTCTGGAAACTGTTCGAAAATGGAAATCGAACATTTCTCGAAAACTTTCTGCACAGATTTATCTTTCAATATATGTACagatggatttgtttctccaatatcattattattttactgcCAAGAGGTGATGAATTGATAAGTTTACAAATAGCTTAGAAATATACTGACGAAAGTAGAAGTCATTGCCGTTTTCTAGTATTGAACTCAGCAGTGGCTCATTAAAACTAACGAGGTACTAAACCTATCTTTAGCTCTTTTCCTGAACAAAAATATCTGCGTTTGGTCAGCGCGATCTTTAGGTTTAACTTGATAAAATTCTACGACTAGGTACCCTTAAGAAATTAGGATTCTCAAGATCTTGAGAAATCTGAGTCTTTTATTCatagtcttttatttatatatatatatttgtaatttcggttagggtcaaatctgtttaggtttgtgaccgtgtgatatccgataatcctggattattgcttttaatttttacccttttgacaatgaaccatctggtattcttgatcttgttttgtacctgagacctttctctcaaattgtacttcattagctccttaacaatgtctgagtaaagacgaaagcgcttggaattctgactatcattttcctgcttatacctttatttatggatttatcacattccaaactttcgtgactcagtttatacatacatacatacatacatatatatatatatatatatatatatatatatatatatacatatatatatgtataactgaatcaagaaagtttggaacatgataaatccataaataaagctataagccacgaaggaaagataaacaatggaatttctgcaagatctttcgacttaacgtcctttacttagcagagaaggacgttgagtcgaaagatcttgtaaaaactccgttgtttatctttcctttgtggcttatacctttatatatatatatatatatatatatatatatatatatatttatatatatatatatatatatatatatatatatgatatgaatatatatatatatatatatatatatatatatatatatatatatattatatatatataatatatatatatatatatgcctatatatatatatatatatatatatatatatatatatatatatatatatatatatatatatatgaaggtataagccacaaaggaaagataaacaacggagtttttgcaagatctttcgactcaacgtccttctctgctaaggtgtgtgtgtgtgtgtgtgtattgtgcggGTGTATCATGAGCGAGATCTCGGTCAGTTTTACGCAATGAGTGTGCCATGCAGTAATTTAAGTCAGTTTTGATTAGACGGGCGTAGAAAGATTATTTTCTCCAGTCTTATACCATTGGCATGGAAAGAACTATTTTCAGGTGTTATAAAAACAGGCGTAGGAAGAATGAATTTCTCATGATATCTTACAAAAAGCTGACACAGATAGACTCATATTTTTTGCTGCATTTATCGAGTATTCTGTGGTTGTTGCAATATCTTTTTGTAGCATTTGTAGCCTTCTCGCTTTCGTTTATGTCTTAAATTTTCTTGTCGTTATTGTTATTGCTTCTACTTGTTATTTTTTGTCATCAGTATGATGTTGATTTTTTCTTACGTTGGTGATAtgtatttctgtatcattattcgCTTTAATTTTCTAATTATGTTTTCTCATCtttgctgatttttttcctttgcttcttaCCAAGTAAATGGATAGACTACTCCATACACAGATATACGCAGcttaaatactactactactactactactactactactactactactactactactgatataataataataataataataataataataataataataataataataataacaataatgagtaaaaaattttggatcatgtcaagattagcgaacccactatttttcaagactattataccactatatatacatacatatatatatatctatatatatatatatatatatatatatatatatatatatatatatatatatatatatgtgtgtgtgtgtgtgtatgtatgtatgtacatacacacacacacatatacacacacacacacatacacacatacacacacacacacacacacacacacatatatatatatatatatataatatatatatatatatatatatatatatatataaatcaaactggtataatatttttaaaaatagtgggttctctaatcttgacatgatccaaaaTTTTTAGTactgttttaataaaaaatttgctGTAAGTTTTTGAGAGCTTACTCACTTCTCATTAGACAATTTGATTTCTAATGAAACCTACGTACTCTTTCTAAAGTTCCCTCACAATGTTATTTATGTTATTCGTGTAACAAAACACTGCAGACTTTATTCCCCACTTTACTTCtggtataataatgataataataataaggaattattgttatgtttttatattgttattaatttgaCTTTTAATTCCAATGCAACCGCATAGTTAACCGGCCTTAAAAGAGCCTTTCTCTGACCTAGCCAATGTTAATGTTGTTTTAACCTTTGTAACGCTCCACTTCAGCAATGACTGAAAAGCGGGACTAACTGGCcgcttgatctttttttttttttttttagaaatcggCTTCTCACGGATCCCCAATAACGAATCAAGCTCCTGTAAACAGAAGGGAAGGCTGCTGAACATCGTCAATGAAGCGAAGGGAGAGCGAAAGATGCCGCATCATCACGGCAAAGGTGAAAAACTGGTCTGGTACTTTATTTGCGGTTGTTGGGGAACTACTTTCCGGAACTCTCGGCGCAGCAGTGGCCGCGCTACTTCCAATCTGTTCGGATCTTAACGAAGCGTCTCACTCTCAAGATTTTTCCtagacagatttttattttttaaattctgtttacGTAGTTCTTACTTGGGCATTTGAACTCCACGAAGTAGAGACAACTTTTCCCGAAGAGCTCTTCAAGGTCATTTTCTGCTAAGCTGAAGATCGAGGGCGTTTTCGATGGAAAGACtgaaacttaagcataactgaaGCCTCACGATTGATGTTGAGTGATATTTTACACGAGCATGCACACATACATTAACCcgcatatatacttacatacatatacatacatacatacatacatacatgcatatatatatatatatatatatatatatatatatatatatgtataactgaatcacgaaagtttggaccgtgataaatgcataaataaagtgtttcactttccttcgcgggttatacctttatatatatagatatatatatatatatatatatatatatatatatatatatatatatatatattatatatatatatatatatatatatatatatatatatatatatatatatatatatatatagtatatatgtatatacacacacacacacacacacacacacacatatatatatattatatatatatatatatatatatatatatatatcgattttttaggttacacttttttttttaacgttaattTTGTTGCCTCTGCCGgaagcattatttattttttatttaccgctatATACTTACAaacatgtacatacatgtatcatgcatacgtacacacacaaatgtatatatatatatatatatatatatatatatatatatatatgtgtgtatatatatcgatTTGTCTATGTCCATGTTACACTTTTTTTGCACCTTAATTTGTGGCTTCTGCCGGAagcattatacttttttttttttatacccgtAGTTATACTGTAATATTCACAGCATAGTTTATAATGCCTTGATAATAGTAAGCTGAATCTTCAGTATCTAAAATGGAGACAATAACTTATATTTTCTAGATTGTATTAGATGTAAAAACAAGCagacacactaatatatatatatatatatatatatacttatatatatatatatatatatatatatatatatatatatatatatgtgtatacatatgtatatatataaagagagagagagagagagagagagagagagagagagagagagagagagagagagagagagaaagtctattATCTGGCTTTTATTAGATTTAAacacacataagcacacacatcAACAcccatacaagcacacacactacacacacataatatatatatatatatatatatatatatatatatatatatatgagagagagagagagagagagagagagagagagagagagagagtctattatCTGGCTTTTATTAGATTTAAacacacataagcacacacatccacacccatacaagaacacacacacatacacacacataatatagaaagagagagagagagagagagagagagagagagagagagagagagaagaatataaaaatggataaaaaatgatGAGAACCATGCAATAATCGCAACAATCTTTCTGACACCATCGCAGAATAAAAGCTAGAAAACTGGCGATTACCGATTCTAAAATACATCGTTATCTGGTTTTACTACGCATTAATCTCTGGGGTCACCTTCAGGCAACCTCTAAAAATACGGCGGCGAAATTCtttcacttattagaaaaaaagaaaaaaaaaacaaggtgaaCGAAAGGTAGGTAGATAGATGGTCCGTGAACCTCTAAACCCAGACCCCAACTGCTTACTCGGCCACGCGCTCTACATTTAGTTAATAAGTCTGTTATTAATAACCTCATATTGTGAAACAAGTATTCATTTCCCTCGTGCGTTTCTTCGGGAAATAGACCACACATTTGACGATGTGTTTCTTatgaaaaacgttttttttttttttttttcagcattttgaTCTCACTTCTAATAAGATGATCTTTTATATTTGCATGATTGAAGACAAAATTcgcatttttatgtatttcttattaTAATGCAATCTATATtcatgataaatgatttctgaaaacattagtaatttttaaaatatttcttatgaaaaaatcaaaattttttggcCCATTTCTTGGGAGGTATATCATTCTATTTTTT
The nucleotide sequence above comes from Macrobrachium nipponense isolate FS-2020 chromosome 37, ASM1510439v2, whole genome shotgun sequence. Encoded proteins:
- the LOC135208898 gene encoding uncharacterized protein LOC135208898, producing MKLAIILLASAMMVVVAMAGPIPDSGYGHGHGGHGGHGHGHGGYGHGGHGHGHGGFGHGGHGHGHGGYGHGGHGHGGHGHGHGGYGHGGDGHGHGGYGHGGHGGHGGHGGHGHGGYGHGGHGHGHGGYGHGGHGHGHGGYGHGGHGHGGHGHGHGGYH